One window from the genome of Eublepharis macularius isolate TG4126 chromosome 15, MPM_Emac_v1.0, whole genome shotgun sequence encodes:
- the PCDH7 gene encoding protocadherin-7 isoform X3, with the protein MRALLGFLRSCYCCCCFLLFLPPPLWVSLAAAKQLLRYRLAEEGPADIRIGNVASDLGIVTGSGDVTFSLESGSDYLKIDNMTGELSTTERRIDREKLPQCQMIFDENECFLDFEVSVIGPSQSWVDLFEGRVIILDINDNTPTFPSPVLTLTVEENRPVGTLYLLPTATDRDFGRNGIERYELLQEPAGEGSRRGSSGGAGSAAAASDSALYPGGSKRRQEAEGAARSSVFELQVADTPDGEKQPQLIVKGALDREQRDSYELSLRVRDGGDPARSSQAILRVLITDVNDNSPRFEKSVYEADLAENSSPGTPILQLRAADSDVGVNGQIEYVFGAATESVRRLLRLDESSGWLSVLHRIDREEVNQLRFTVMARDRGQPPKTDKATVVLNIRDENDNVPTIDIRKIGRIPLRDGVASVAEDVLVDTPVALVQVSDRDQGENGVVTCTVVGDVPFQLKPASEGEGEPQNKRKYFLHTSAPLDYEAVRDYNVVIVAVDSGSPSLSSNNSLLVRVGDTNDNPPVFGQAVLEVSFPENNSPGERVATVLATDADSGKNAEIAYSLEASPLAPEAPAGLFTIDPDSGDVRVQAALDREQKDTYEFQVSARDKGVPSLQGSTTVVVRVADRNDNEPRFMQDVFTFYVKENLQPNSPVGMVTVMDADKGRNAELSLSIQPGEREPGAPGIFSIENETGTIFSTVSFDRELQTSYTFKVKAVDGGEPARSATATVSLFVMDENDNAPAVTAPANGSYELLRPSSQVRTVVAAVQARDADAGQNAELSYSLVGGNPFKLFEVDPSSGVVSLVGKLAPKHYGLHRLVVQVNDSGQPAQSATALLHVFVNESLGNASLVESQVARSLHTPLAQDIAGDPSYELSKQRLSIVVGVVAGVMAVVLLILLVVLARYCRAKGKHGGYEAGKKDHEDFFAPQPHDKAKKPKKDRKGKKGGKQPLYSSIVTVEASKPNGQRYDGVNEKLSADSPAMSRYRSVNGGPGSPDLARHYKSSSPLPTVQLHPQSPTAGKKHQAVQELPPANTFVGAGDNISIGSDHCSEYSCQASSKYSKQVDTVQTTQPSGHNEESCKMNVCARK; encoded by the coding sequence ATGCGGGCGCTGCTGGGCTTTCTGCGGAGCTgctactgttgctgctgcttcctccttTTCCTGCCGCCGCCTCTGTGGGTCAGCCTGGCGGCGGCGAAGCAGCTCCTCCGCTACCGGCTGGCCGAGGAAGGGCCGGCCGACATCCGCATCGGGAATGTGGCTTCGGACCTGGGCATCGTAACGGGCTCTGGCGACGTGACGTTCAGCCTGGAGTCCGGCTCGGACTACCTGAAGATCGACAACATGACGGGCGAGCTGAGCACCACCGAGCGGCGCATCGACCGGGAGAAGCTGCCGCAGTGCCAGATGATCTTCGACGAGAACGAGTGCTTCCTGGACTTCGAGGTGTCCGTCATCGGGCCCTCGCAGAGCTGGGTGGACCTCTTCGAGGGCCGGGTCATCATCCTGGACATTAATGACAACACCCCCACCTTCCCCTCGCCGGTGCTCACCCTCACCGTCGAGGAGAATCGCCCGGTGGGCACCCTCTACCTGCTGCCCACCGCCACCGACAGGGACTTCGGCCGCAACGGCATCGAGCGCTACGAGCTGCTCCAGGAGCCCGCGGGTGAGGGGAGCAGGCGGGGCAGCAGCGGAGGAGCGGGCTCGGCCGCCGCCGCCTCTGACAGCGCCCTCTACCCCGGGGGCAGCAAGCGGCGGCAGGAGGCCGAGGGCGCAGCGCGGAGCAGCGTGTTCGAGCTGCAAGTGGCCGACACCCCCGACGGCGAGAAGCAGCCGCAGCTGATTGTCAAAGGGGCGCTGGACCGCGAGCAGAGGGACTCCTACGAGTTGAGCCTGCGGGTGCGGGACGGGGGAGACCCCGCACGCTCCTCGCAGGCCATCCTGCGGGTGCTGATCACCGACGTGAACGATAACAGCCCCCGCTTCGAGAAGAGCGTCTACGAGGCCGACCTGGCCGAGAACAGCAGCCCCGGCACACCGATCCTGCAACTGAGAGCAGCCGACTCGGATGTCGGAGTGAACGGGCAGATCGAGTACGTCTTTGGGGCAGCCACCGAGTCGGTGCGGCGGCTGCTGCGCCTGGACGAGTCCTCTGGCTGGCTAAGCGTCTTGCACCGCATCGACCGAGAGGAGGTGAACCAGCTGCGCTTCACCGTCATGGCCCGGGACCGCGGGCAGCCGCCCAAGACCGACAAAGCCACTGTGGTGCTCAACATCCGGGACGAGAACGACAACGTGCCCACCATCGACATCCGTAAGATCGGGCGCATCCCGTTGCGCGACGGGGTGGCTAGCGTGGCTGAGGACGTGCTGGTGGACACCCCTGTGGCCCTCGTGCAGGTCTCGGACCGGGACCAGGGCGAGAACGGCGTAGTGACCTGCACCGTGGTGGGGGACGTGCCCTTCCAGCTCAAGCCGGCCAGCGAAGGGGAAGGGGAGCCCCAGAACAAGCGCAAGTACTTCCTCCACACCTCGGCCCCCCTGGACTACGAGGCCGTGCGCGACTACAACGTGGTCATCGTGGCTGTGGACTCGGGCAGCCCCAGCCTGTCGAGCAACAACTCTCTGCTGGTGCGAGTCGGGGACACCAACGACAACCCGCCCGTCTTCGGCCAGGCTGTGCTGGAGGTCTCCTTCCCCGAGAACAACTCCCCCGGCGAGAGGGTGGCCACGGTGCTGGCCACCGATGCCGACAGCGGCAAGAACGCCGAGATCGCCTACTCGCTGGAGGCCTCGCCCCTGGCGCCCGAGGCCCCTGCCGGCCTCTTCACCATCGACCCGGACTCCGGGGACGTGCGCGTGCAGGCCGCGCTGGACCGCGAGCAGAAGGACACCTACGAGTTCCAGGTGAGCGCCCGCGACAAAGGGGTGCCCTCGCTGCAGGGCTCCACCACGGTGGTGGTGCGGGTGGCCGACCGCAACGACAACGAGCCGCGCTTCATGCAGGACGTCTTCACCTTCTACGTGAAGGAGAACCTGCAGCCCAACAGCCCCGTGGGGATGGTGACGGTGATGGACGCCGACAAGGGGCGCAACGCCGAGCTCAGCCTGTCCATCCAGCCCGGCGAGCGCGAACCAGGCGCGCCGGGCATCTTCTCCATCGAGAACGAGACGGGCACCATCTTCTCCACCGTCTCCTTCGACCGCGAGCTGCAGACCAGCTACACCTTCAAAGTGAAGGCGGTGGACGGCGGCGAGCCGGCCCGCTCGGCCACCGCCACCGTCTCCCTCTTCGTCATGGATGAGAACGACAATGCGCCCGCGGTCACAGCCCCGGCCAATGGCTCCTACGAGCTGCTGCGGCCCTCCAGCCAGGTGCGCACCGTGGTGGCGGCGGTGCAGGCCCGGGACGCCGACGCGGGCCAGAACGCCGAGCTGAGCTACAGCCTGGTGGGCGGCAACCCGTTCAAGCTCTTCGAGGTGGACCCGTCGAGCGGCGTGGTGTCGCTGGTGGGCAAGCTGGCGCCCAAGCACTACGGCctgcaccgcctggtggtgcagGTCAACGACAGCGGGCAGCCAGCCCAGTCGGCCACGGCGCTGCTGCACGTCTTCGTCAACGAGAGCCTGGGCAACGCCAGCCTGGTGGAGAGCCAGGTGGCGCGCAGCCTGCACACGCCGCTGGCCCAGGACATCGCCGGGGACCCCAGCTACGAGCTCAGCAAGCAGCGGCTCAGCATCGTGGTGGGCGTGGTGGCCGGCGTCATGGCGGTGGTGCTGCTCATCCTGCTGGTGGTGCTGGCCCGCTACTGCCGTGCCAAGGGCAAGCACGGCGGCTACGAGGCCGGCAAGAAGGACCACGAGGACTTCTTCGCGCCGCAGCCGCACGACAAGGCCAAGAAGCCCAAGAAGGACCGCAAGGGCAAGAAGGGCGGCAAGCAGCCGCTGTACAGCAGCATCGTCACCGTGGAGGCCTCCAAGCCCAACGGGCAGCGCTACGACGGCGTCAACGAGAAGCTCTCCGCTGACAGCCCGGCCATGAGCCGCTACCGCTCCGTCAATGGCGGCCCCGGCAGCCCGGACCTGGCGCGCCACTACAAGTCCAGCTCGCCGCTGCCCACCGTCCAGCTCCACCCGCAGTCGCCCACGGCCGGCAAAAAGCACCAAGCCGTGCAGGAACTGCCCCCGGCCAACACCTTCGTGGGCGCCGGGGACAACATCTCCATCGGCTCGGACCATTGCTCCGAGTACAGCTGTCAGGCCAGCAGCAAGTACAGCAAGCAG